A single region of the Bacteroides luhongzhouii genome encodes:
- a CDS encoding CotH kinase family protein — MKRKNNMIFNFVLSKMFIRLACTLSIVLLSSSCIDTKNNLFIDKGNLLSFKFEKKLNPQLAEDIELPIYTSHNKLTWYLDKPIDASNLIASFSTERGKLYINNKEQKDGVTANDFSEIITYTFKGDNGETKDYQVRLLPYTGLPVVIIKTNGEHPLLDRENWLTASFEIKGMNHFEDFKDSIEVKGRGNGTWRFPKKPFNVKLNNKSSILGMPKHKRWSFLANYRDRTLLRNDVTFHIGYIADNLQWTPKSQFAEVIFNGEYQGNFQVCEQIRVDKNRVNVKELTAEDVDEPQITGGYLLEYDSYYDEPNKFRTPINNWPVNIKEPDEKVLNKAQLEYIENYTNTFEALLQAGEYEQVYNEYINVKSFIDYWMVQAIVGNKEMGYIYSVYCYKDRNKKLYAGPLWDFDYTTFTTEAENNNKSAVWYKYLFKDPNFKRKVVERFCQLKPQLIGIADYISEKATALSLSEKENSKLWPLSNLDSTIIPNNDEKLTFNEAVSRMRSIYLKRLEWIEQQLKN; from the coding sequence ATGAAAAGAAAAAATAATATGATATTCAATTTTGTCTTATCTAAAATGTTTATAAGATTGGCATGTACTCTATCGATTGTACTATTGTCTAGCTCTTGCATTGATACAAAAAACAATTTGTTTATTGACAAGGGGAATTTACTTTCGTTCAAATTTGAAAAAAAATTAAATCCTCAATTAGCAGAAGATATAGAACTACCTATATATACTAGTCATAATAAATTAACTTGGTATTTGGACAAACCCATTGATGCAAGCAACCTAATAGCCTCATTCAGTACAGAAAGAGGTAAATTATACATCAACAATAAAGAACAAAAAGACGGAGTAACCGCTAACGATTTCAGTGAAATCATCACATATACCTTTAAAGGAGATAATGGAGAAACAAAAGATTATCAAGTCCGATTGTTACCATATACAGGACTGCCAGTTGTCATAATCAAAACTAATGGAGAACACCCACTACTGGATCGGGAGAATTGGCTCACTGCATCATTCGAAATTAAAGGAATGAATCATTTTGAAGATTTCAAAGATTCTATTGAAGTAAAAGGAAGAGGAAATGGCACATGGAGATTTCCTAAAAAACCATTCAATGTGAAACTAAACAATAAATCAAGCATACTTGGAATGCCTAAACACAAAAGATGGAGCTTCCTCGCTAATTATAGAGATAGAACCTTACTTCGAAATGATGTCACATTTCATATCGGCTACATAGCTGACAACCTACAATGGACCCCCAAAAGCCAATTTGCTGAAGTAATCTTTAATGGTGAGTATCAAGGGAACTTCCAAGTTTGCGAACAAATCAGAGTTGACAAAAACAGAGTTAATGTTAAAGAATTAACAGCAGAAGATGTGGATGAGCCACAAATTACTGGTGGATATCTATTAGAATATGACTCATATTATGATGAACCTAACAAATTCAGGACTCCCATCAACAATTGGCCGGTCAACATAAAAGAGCCAGATGAAAAAGTACTCAACAAAGCGCAACTTGAATACATAGAAAACTATACAAACACATTTGAAGCACTTCTTCAGGCTGGAGAATATGAACAAGTATACAACGAATATATCAATGTTAAGTCCTTTATCGACTATTGGATGGTACAAGCAATAGTTGGAAATAAAGAAATGGGATACATATATAGTGTATACTGCTATAAAGACCGCAATAAGAAATTGTATGCCGGCCCATTATGGGATTTTGACTATACTACTTTTACGACAGAAGCCGAGAACAATAATAAAAGTGCTGTCTGGTACAAATATTTATTCAAAGATCCTAATTTCAAAAGAAAGGTTGTAGAACGTTTCTGCCAACTTAAACCACAGTTAATAGGGATTGCTGATTATATCTCCGAAAAAGCAACTGCACTTTCCCTGTCTGAAAAGGAAAATTCAAAATTATGGCCACTATCAAATCTTGATAGTACCATCATACCAAACAACGATGAAAAATTAACGTTTAACGAAGCAGTCAGTCGAATGAGAAGTATTTATCTAAAAAGATTGGAATGGATTGAACAGCAACTAAAGAATTAA
- a CDS encoding TonB-dependent receptor has protein sequence MLKRMRSFLVLVMLFITVTMSAQVTTATMSGKVTAQDEPIIGATIVAVHEPSGTRYGTVTNVSGQFNLQGMRTGGPYKVEISYVGYQTAIYKGINLLLGENYVLNVSLKESSELLDEVVVTASKESNMKSDRAGAVTNLTSAKIASIPTVSRSMNDIMRLSPQSNTTSNGFAAGGGNYRQSFVTVDGASFNNAFGIGSNLPAGGAPISLDALEQLSVSITPYDVRQSGFTGAAINAVTKSGTNELTGSAYTFLTNNNLIGDRVGDGSIELEKSHQYTYGATLGGAIIKNKLFFFVNGEYEDDLTAGPVARARNNDGEKYGENGIHRPVASKMDEIRDYLINTYDYDPGSYQGYNVKVPSYKFLARVDWNINENNKVNVRFSKTNNRYDASPSSSVNPMTAATIFPGNKDKGISSGQGASSDEGLYFRNTRYRQEQRFTSIAAEWNSKWGVLNNTLRGTYSYQDEPRSYDGGIFPTTYILENGAVYAMFGTELFTEGNIRQVKSFTITDEATWTWGKHNFMAGLQFESNKALNGYMQGANGAYVFSSWNDFVTGGKPSSFLITHSNSADLSQFTSKMRQTQYSAYIQDQWNISENFKLTAGLRFELPVYPSLKDNYNAEYAKLDFGGRKFTTDQVPGNSLSVSPRIGFNWDITGERKYVLRGGTGYFVGRMPFVWLVSAVGNSGVGQTQYGYNISEKGSTPGAVAPNFHTDAKDILEDIYQGNFTPQVSIPGNPTIIDKDLKMPATWKTSLAFDTKLPGDIDFTLEGIYNRDFNPAVISNANIYADGTKTISKNDIRTAYKSYNAGTGAYLIENGGSKAYYLSLTAQLHKNFDFGLDASFAYTYSRARSYGDGIGDQVTSAYRTNTYAVNGINDHELGYGTYVAPHRIIASLGYSKAYAKHFRSSVSFIYEGAPLGYAGGSYSYSRYSYTYTKNIVGDGGANNLLYVPATKDELTFKDVTSKTGEVTYSAEQQKEDFWNFVQQDKYLKKRLGKYAERGGAVMPWHHQLDFKFNQDFYMMIGGKKNLLQFGVDIQNLANLLNKDWGLYKTVNSITPLADNGDGTFTMQKASGQVLNSTYKNYASTASTYRVMFSLRYIFN, from the coding sequence ATGTTAAAGAGAATGCGATCTTTTTTAGTGCTAGTAATGTTGTTTATTACCGTCACGATGAGCGCGCAGGTTACTACAGCCACTATGAGTGGTAAAGTGACCGCACAAGATGAACCAATCATTGGAGCAACAATCGTTGCGGTTCACGAACCATCAGGTACTCGTTATGGTACAGTGACTAACGTTAGCGGTCAATTTAATCTGCAAGGTATGCGTACCGGTGGTCCTTACAAAGTAGAAATTTCTTATGTTGGTTATCAGACAGCAATTTACAAGGGAATTAATCTTTTACTGGGAGAGAATTATGTTTTAAATGTTTCTTTGAAAGAGAGTTCTGAACTATTGGACGAAGTAGTGGTGACTGCTTCTAAAGAGAGTAATATGAAGTCTGACAGAGCTGGTGCTGTAACTAACCTTACCAGTGCAAAAATCGCTTCTATTCCTACAGTGAGCCGCAGCATGAATGATATCATGCGTTTGTCTCCACAATCCAACACAACATCTAATGGTTTTGCAGCTGGTGGTGGTAACTATCGTCAGTCATTTGTGACAGTGGATGGTGCTTCGTTTAACAATGCTTTCGGTATTGGTTCTAACTTGCCGGCAGGTGGTGCTCCTATTTCTTTGGATGCATTGGAACAGCTTTCTGTTTCAATTACTCCATATGATGTTCGTCAGAGCGGTTTTACTGGTGCAGCGATCAATGCTGTAACTAAATCCGGTACTAACGAATTGACTGGTTCTGCTTATACATTCCTCACAAACAACAATTTGATTGGTGATAGAGTGGGTGATGGTTCTATTGAACTTGAAAAATCTCATCAATATACTTATGGTGCAACTTTAGGTGGTGCTATCATTAAGAATAAGCTGTTCTTTTTCGTGAATGGAGAATATGAAGACGATCTGACAGCAGGTCCTGTTGCACGTGCACGTAATAATGATGGTGAGAAATATGGGGAGAACGGTATACATCGTCCTGTTGCTTCCAAGATGGATGAAATTCGTGATTATCTGATTAATACCTATGATTATGATCCGGGATCATATCAAGGATATAATGTAAAGGTTCCATCATATAAGTTTCTGGCACGTGTGGATTGGAATATTAATGAGAACAATAAAGTGAACGTTCGTTTCTCTAAAACTAATAATAGATATGACGCTTCTCCGTCTTCTTCTGTCAATCCGATGACAGCGGCTACAATCTTTCCTGGTAATAAAGACAAAGGTATATCATCCGGGCAAGGAGCTAGTTCTGATGAGGGGTTGTATTTTAGGAATACACGTTATCGCCAGGAGCAAAGATTTACATCTATTGCAGCTGAATGGAATTCAAAATGGGGAGTGTTGAATAACACCCTGCGTGGAACCTATTCATATCAGGATGAACCTCGTTCTTATGATGGTGGTATATTTCCAACTACTTATATATTGGAGAATGGTGCAGTATATGCAATGTTTGGTACCGAATTATTTACCGAGGGAAATATTCGTCAAGTGAAGTCATTTACTATTACTGATGAAGCTACTTGGACATGGGGTAAGCATAATTTTATGGCTGGTTTACAGTTTGAGTCCAACAAAGCTTTAAATGGATATATGCAAGGTGCAAATGGTGCTTATGTTTTTAGTTCATGGAATGATTTTGTAACAGGAGGGAAGCCTTCTTCCTTCTTGATTACTCACTCTAATTCTGCTGACTTGTCACAGTTTACCTCTAAGATGAGACAAACACAATATTCTGCATATATTCAAGATCAATGGAATATCAGTGAGAATTTTAAGTTGACAGCAGGTCTGCGTTTTGAGTTGCCAGTGTATCCATCTTTAAAAGATAACTATAATGCTGAATATGCCAAATTGGATTTCGGTGGTCGTAAATTCACTACGGATCAGGTACCGGGCAATTCTTTGTCTGTTTCTCCCCGTATTGGTTTCAATTGGGATATTACAGGGGAGCGTAAGTATGTGTTGCGTGGAGGTACAGGATACTTTGTAGGGCGTATGCCATTTGTATGGTTAGTTTCGGCTGTAGGAAATTCAGGTGTAGGGCAGACACAATATGGCTATAATATTAGTGAGAAAGGTTCTACTCCAGGTGCAGTTGCTCCTAATTTCCATACAGATGCGAAAGATATTTTGGAGGATATTTATCAAGGCAACTTTACTCCACAAGTTAGTATTCCTGGCAATCCTACGATTATTGATAAGGATTTGAAGATGCCTGCTACTTGGAAAACTTCATTAGCTTTTGATACTAAGTTACCAGGTGATATTGATTTTACCTTAGAGGGTATTTACAATCGCGACTTTAATCCGGCTGTTATTTCTAATGCTAATATTTATGCTGATGGAACAAAAACAATTAGCAAAAATGACATACGTACTGCTTATAAGAGCTATAATGCTGGTACAGGTGCTTATTTGATTGAAAATGGTGGTTCAAAAGCATACTATCTGTCGTTGACTGCTCAATTGCATAAGAATTTCGATTTTGGTTTGGATGCTTCATTCGCTTATACTTATTCTCGCGCACGTTCTTATGGTGACGGCATTGGTGACCAAGTAACTTCTGCATATAGAACCAATACTTATGCTGTCAATGGTATTAATGACCATGAATTGGGCTATGGTACTTATGTGGCACCTCACCGTATAATTGCATCATTAGGTTATTCAAAAGCTTATGCTAAACACTTTAGATCAAGCGTTTCATTTATTTATGAGGGTGCTCCATTAGGATATGCAGGTGGAAGCTATTCTTATTCCCGCTATTCATATACTTACACTAAAAATATTGTAGGTGATGGGGGTGCTAATAATTTGCTATATGTTCCTGCTACTAAAGATGAATTGACATTTAAAGATGTAACCTCAAAGACTGGTGAAGTGACTTATTCGGCTGAACAGCAGAAAGAAGATTTCTGGAATTTTGTTCAGCAAGATAAATATTTGAAAAAACGTTTGGGCAAATACGCAGAGCGTGGTGGTGCAGTGATGCCTTGGCATCATCAGTTGGATTTCAAATTTAATCAGGATTTCTATATGATGATAGGTGGTAAGAAGAATCTATTGCAGTTTGGTGTAGATATTCAGAATCTGGCTAACCTATTAAATAAGGACTGGGGATTGTACAAGACTGTTAATTCTATTACTCCGTTAGCGGATAATGGTGATGGAACATTTACCATGCAAAAAGCTAGTGGTCAAGTATTAAATTCTACATATAAGAATTATGCAAGTACAGCTTCTACTTATCGTGTGATGTTTAGTTTGCGTTATATCTTCAATTAA
- a CDS encoding glycosyltransferase family 2 protein, producing the protein MNETIALCLEIIFWLALFIVFYTYLGYGIVLYVLVKLKELFVKPVKRSLPASDASLPEVTLFITAFNEEDVVDEKMKNSLELDYPTDKLHIVWVTDGSDDGTNEQLQTRWQGKATVYFQPLRQGKTAAMTRGMTLVDTPLVVFTDANTMVNREAIREIVLAFQDPKVGCVAGEKRIAVQTKDGAAAGGEGIYWKYESTLKALDARLYSAVGAAGELFAVRHELFEAMEPDTLLDDFILSLRITMKGYTIAYCTNAYAIESGSADMREEEKRKVRIAAGGLQSIWRLRPLLNPFRYGILSFQYTSHRVLRWSITPFLLFALFPLNIAILLLGGSTIFYGALLAMQVLFYGLGYWGYYLSTKQIKNKLLFIPYYFLFMNINVLKGIRYLKKKKGSGAWEKAKRAEK; encoded by the coding sequence ATGAACGAAACCATTGCCCTCTGCCTTGAAATTATTTTCTGGCTTGCCCTGTTCATTGTGTTCTACACCTATCTGGGCTACGGAATTGTGCTCTACGTTCTCGTCAAGTTGAAAGAACTTTTCGTGAAACCTGTAAAGCGTTCGTTGCCGGCATCGGACGCGAGTTTGCCGGAAGTTACCCTCTTCATTACGGCATTCAATGAAGAAGATGTTGTAGACGAGAAGATGAAAAACAGTCTTGAACTGGACTACCCTACGGACAAACTGCATATCGTATGGGTGACAGACGGAAGCGACGACGGTACGAACGAACAACTGCAAACCCGTTGGCAGGGGAAAGCGACCGTATATTTCCAACCGCTCCGGCAAGGTAAGACAGCTGCAATGACACGTGGAATGACGTTGGTGGACACTCCGCTCGTTGTTTTTACGGATGCCAACACGATGGTGAACCGGGAGGCCATACGGGAAATCGTACTTGCTTTCCAGGATCCGAAAGTGGGCTGCGTGGCTGGTGAAAAACGGATCGCCGTGCAGACCAAAGACGGGGCGGCTGCCGGTGGTGAAGGTATTTACTGGAAATACGAATCAACCCTGAAAGCACTTGACGCCCGCCTCTACTCTGCCGTAGGAGCAGCAGGCGAACTGTTTGCTGTGCGTCATGAACTATTCGAAGCAATGGAACCCGACACGTTACTCGATGATTTTATTCTTTCGCTCCGGATCACCATGAAAGGTTACACCATTGCTTATTGCACCAATGCTTACGCCATCGAAAGCGGTTCGGCAGATATGCGCGAAGAAGAAAAGCGGAAAGTGCGCATCGCTGCCGGAGGATTGCAGTCTATCTGGCGACTTCGTCCGTTGCTGAATCCTTTCCGCTACGGGATACTTAGCTTTCAATATACGTCTCACCGGGTATTGCGGTGGTCTATTACTCCGTTCCTGTTGTTTGCCCTCTTCCCGCTGAATATTGCGATTCTGCTATTAGGCGGTTCCACGATATTCTACGGAGCGCTGCTTGCCATGCAGGTTCTTTTTTACGGATTGGGATATTGGGGATATTATCTATCCACCAAACAGATAAAGAACAAATTGCTTTTTATCCCCTACTATTTCCTATTTATGAATATTAATGTGCTGAAAGGCATCCGTTATCTGAAAAAGAAAAAAGGAAGCGGAGCCTGGGAAAAGGCGAAGCGCGCTGAAAAGTAA
- a CDS encoding hybrid sensor histidine kinase/response regulator, translating into MDRILHDANNAQRILKMTADTMLLVDRHGVCVDIEPHCDLWFLQEDILLGKNIFELLPEYTRERVMPIFQIVLEEQRNISKNFKLVLKDETFYFKCLMFPYDGMVLCQYRDITQRSNVKRQLEQANLTLRAIQKVAQIGQWTYNTNQNVFQYLGYTGVLCEESVQNLAIEKYVELIVEEDRQSFMEWCQINEKELNMKSISYRVRLNGEIFYMRIQTYLREQCSDGSFNIEGYIQNITDIQHRRNDINTLTHAINNAKESIFAARPDGTIIFANRRFLHNHGISENEDISQLKIYNVAADMPTQEAWNERCKDVIHGGSSNFVAHHPSKINKGILAYEGTMYNVTNDSGEESYWSFAHDISERIRYEAQIKRLNQIMDTTINNLPAGIVVKEINNDFRYIYRNREAYNRDLYKNDPVGKNDFDFYPPIVAEKKRQEDIQVATTGKGLHWTAEGKDRNGNMIILDKRKIRVDGDELSSPIIVSIEWDITELEIIKRELQSSKEKAEMSDSLKSAFLANMSHEIRTPLNAIVGFSHLIAESDDAEERKTYYNIVNANNERLLQLINEILDLSKIESGTIEFSFGPTSLHNLCREVNDAHIFRTPQGVSLVYESSDESLVIETDKNRVFQVISNLIGNAVKFTKEGSISYGYKLADNQIVFHVTDTGTGIEPEKVGRVFERFAKLNNHAQGTGLGLSICKSIIERLGGKISVNSEFGKGTTFTFTLPYTIANPANADSSKKENGEGNIAGIASAGKTADSNVDSSANTRHACILVAEDTDSNFDLLEAILGKDHQLIRAHDGMEAVTMFDEVKPDLILMDIKMPNLDGLEATKIIRELSATVPIIAQSAFAYEQDRKAAEEAGCNDFIAKPIADDKLKVMIRKWLSSSSQKA; encoded by the coding sequence ATGGACAGGATATTGCATGATGCGAATAACGCACAAAGAATATTGAAAATGACAGCAGACACGATGCTATTGGTTGACCGGCACGGCGTCTGCGTAGACATTGAGCCACATTGTGATCTATGGTTTCTTCAAGAGGATATACTTTTAGGAAAAAATATATTTGAGCTTTTACCAGAATATACGAGGGAGAGAGTGATGCCCATCTTTCAGATTGTACTTGAAGAACAGCGAAATATCAGCAAGAACTTCAAATTGGTGCTGAAAGACGAAACTTTTTACTTCAAATGCCTCATGTTCCCTTATGACGGTATGGTGCTTTGCCAATATCGCGACATCACGCAAAGAAGCAACGTAAAAAGACAGTTAGAACAGGCGAATCTCACCCTACGGGCCATCCAGAAGGTAGCCCAGATAGGACAATGGACGTACAATACGAACCAAAATGTTTTTCAGTATCTTGGATATACAGGTGTCTTGTGCGAAGAAAGTGTGCAGAACCTTGCCATTGAGAAATATGTGGAACTGATTGTAGAGGAAGACCGTCAGAGTTTTATGGAATGGTGTCAAATAAACGAGAAAGAACTCAACATGAAGAGCATCAGCTACCGTGTCCGCCTGAACGGAGAAATTTTCTATATGCGTATCCAGACGTATCTGCGTGAACAGTGCTCCGATGGTAGTTTCAACATCGAAGGCTATATCCAGAACATCACGGACATACAGCATCGCAGAAATGACATCAACACACTGACTCATGCCATCAACAACGCGAAAGAGAGTATCTTTGCCGCCAGACCCGATGGTACGATCATCTTCGCCAACCGTCGTTTCCTGCACAATCATGGTATTTCAGAAAACGAAGACATCAGTCAATTAAAGATTTACAATGTCGCTGCAGATATGCCTACGCAAGAGGCTTGGAACGAACGTTGTAAAGATGTCATACACGGTGGCAGCAGCAACTTTGTGGCTCATCATCCATCGAAAATCAATAAAGGTATATTGGCTTATGAAGGTACGATGTACAACGTGACCAATGATTCCGGAGAAGAAAGTTACTGGTCGTTTGCCCATGATATTTCCGAGAGGATTCGATACGAAGCCCAAATCAAACGGCTCAACCAAATCATGGATACGACCATCAATAATCTCCCTGCCGGGATTGTAGTGAAGGAAATCAACAACGACTTCCGATACATTTACCGGAATCGGGAGGCCTACAACCGCGATCTTTACAAGAACGACCCTGTCGGCAAAAACGACTTCGATTTCTACCCGCCTATCGTAGCCGAAAAGAAGAGACAAGAGGATATTCAGGTGGCTACCACCGGAAAAGGTCTGCACTGGACTGCTGAAGGAAAGGACAGAAACGGAAACATGATTATCCTCGACAAACGGAAAATCCGGGTGGACGGCGACGAATTGTCTTCGCCTATCATCGTCAGCATCGAATGGGACATCACGGAACTGGAAATAATAAAACGGGAACTTCAGTCGTCGAAAGAGAAAGCGGAAATGTCTGATAGTCTGAAATCGGCCTTCCTCGCAAATATGAGTCATGAAATACGTACGCCGCTGAATGCTATTGTAGGTTTCTCGCATCTCATTGCCGAAAGTGACGATGCGGAGGAACGGAAGACATACTATAACATCGTAAACGCGAACAACGAACGTCTCTTGCAACTTATCAACGAGATTCTCGACCTCTCAAAGATTGAATCGGGAACCATCGAATTTTCCTTCGGACCAACCAGTCTCCATAATCTCTGCCGAGAAGTGAACGATGCTCATATATTCCGTACTCCGCAGGGAGTAAGTCTTGTCTATGAATCTTCGGACGAGAGTCTGGTGATTGAAACGGACAAGAACCGGGTGTTCCAGGTGATTTCAAATCTGATTGGGAATGCTGTCAAGTTTACGAAGGAAGGAAGCATCAGTTATGGTTACAAACTGGCGGACAATCAGATTGTATTCCACGTAACGGATACCGGAACAGGGATTGAACCGGAGAAAGTGGGACGTGTGTTCGAGCGTTTTGCAAAGCTGAATAATCATGCGCAGGGCACAGGGTTGGGATTATCTATCTGTAAGTCTATTATCGAACGGCTCGGTGGAAAGATTTCTGTCAACTCCGAATTTGGCAAGGGGACGACGTTTACATTTACTTTACCGTATACGATCGCAAATCCGGCAAATGCAGATTCTTCAAAGAAAGAAAATGGTGAAGGGAACATTGCTGGAATAGCATCTGCCGGAAAAACTGCTGATTCGAATGTTGACAGTTCTGCAAATACACGGCACGCCTGTATTTTGGTTGCCGAAGATACGGACAGTAACTTCGACTTATTGGAGGCTATTCTAGGTAAAGACCATCAGCTTATACGTGCGCATGACGGAATGGAAGCTGTCACGATGTTCGATGAAGTGAAACCGGATCTTATCTTGATGGATATCAAGATGCCGAATCTGGACGGACTGGAAGCTACAAAAATCATCCGTGAACTGTCTGCCACTGTTCCTATTATTGCTCAAAGTGCCTTTGCATACGAACAGGACCGGAAAGCGGCTGAGGAAGCGGGATGCAATGATTTTATAGCTAAACCGATAGCGGATGATAAACTAAAGGTAATGATTCGCAAATGGTTGTCTTCTTCTTCGCAGAAAGCTTAG
- a CDS encoding endonuclease/exonuclease/phosphatase family protein, with protein sequence MKAFYRLFYYISIVLTSILAGVTIAGAFVGNAAPDSFKFMPFIGLILPILLLANLASAIYWTIRWRCWAFIPLIAIFSNWGYMSCVLQSPFFSPASAPMIKMNAYTPGVLTVVTYNVNAFNHEHTGYSCKEIASYMRSQQADILCFQEFGINDEFGVDSVCAALSDWPYHYIPSSPEGENLLQLAVFSRYPVKEEHFIIYPDSKNCSLACDIEINGHTIRLFNNHLQTTEVSQNKRKLEKGLRTDDSQRVERAALGLIDGLHENFRKRAVQADLLKQLIAASPYPTLVCGDFNSLPSSYVYHTVKGDKLQDGFQTSGHGYMYTFKYFKHLLRIDYILHSPELNSTDYFSPDLNYSDHNPVVMRVKL encoded by the coding sequence ATGAAAGCCTTTTACAGACTGTTTTATTACATATCCATCGTGCTGACCAGTATTTTGGCAGGAGTTACCATTGCGGGTGCCTTCGTAGGTAATGCCGCACCGGATAGTTTCAAATTTATGCCTTTCATCGGTTTGATACTGCCGATACTTTTATTGGCTAATCTTGCTTCTGCCATCTACTGGACGATTCGTTGGCGGTGCTGGGCTTTCATCCCTCTGATTGCTATATTCAGCAATTGGGGGTATATGAGTTGTGTATTACAATCACCTTTTTTCAGTCCGGCTTCGGCACCGATGATTAAAATGAATGCATATACTCCGGGAGTGTTGACGGTTGTTACTTACAACGTCAATGCCTTCAACCACGAGCATACCGGCTACTCATGCAAGGAAATTGCTTCTTACATGAGAAGTCAGCAAGCGGACATTCTCTGTTTTCAGGAATTTGGCATTAACGATGAGTTTGGAGTAGACAGCGTATGTGCAGCTCTCTCTGATTGGCCGTATCATTATATTCCTTCTTCGCCCGAAGGGGAGAATCTGTTGCAACTGGCTGTTTTCAGCCGATATCCTGTCAAGGAGGAGCATTTTATCATCTATCCTGATTCGAAAAATTGCAGTCTTGCATGTGATATTGAAATCAATGGTCACACCATCCGCCTGTTCAATAATCATCTCCAAACAACGGAGGTAAGTCAGAACAAGCGCAAACTGGAAAAGGGACTTCGTACGGATGATTCTCAAAGGGTGGAACGTGCCGCTCTAGGACTTATCGACGGCTTACATGAGAATTTCCGGAAACGTGCCGTACAAGCTGATCTTCTCAAGCAACTGATAGCTGCCTCTCCCTATCCTACCCTGGTCTGCGGTGACTTTAACTCTCTGCCGTCTTCGTATGTTTATCACACTGTAAAAGGTGATAAGTTGCAGGATGGCTTTCAGACGAGTGGACATGGGTATATGTATACTTTCAAGTACTTCAAGCATCTGTTGAGAATCGACTATATCCTCCATTCACCGGAGCTGAATAGTACGGATTACTTCTCGCCGGATCTTAATTATAGCGATCATAATCCGGTGGTGATGAGGGTGAAGTTGTAA
- a CDS encoding class I SAM-dependent methyltransferase, whose product MIIRNPYDRDDLNIGKKDRVLEVGSGHNPTYRADVIVEQYMETNYHRCGNLKIYPHQDFINANGEVLPFKDKEFDYVICNQVLEHVENPADFIREQCRVSKRGYMETPSLLGEFLFPKKSHKWIILYLDKKLILFEKSRMPGNYENNYGELFLNYLPYQSLTYKLLWLTEGDLMLNRCEWKDNIEFIVNPIDEKYTDFFTKPWSRQMVEQLYPRRNAVKELKKVGSALYYMIKNKVKNKTHRHVPITLEEYMKNEKKK is encoded by the coding sequence ATGATTATCCGTAATCCGTATGACAGAGATGACCTGAATATCGGTAAGAAAGACAGGGTACTAGAAGTAGGGTCGGGACATAATCCGACTTACCGGGCTGATGTTATTGTAGAGCAGTATATGGAAACGAACTACCACCGATGCGGGAATCTTAAGATTTATCCACACCAGGATTTTATCAATGCAAACGGAGAAGTATTGCCGTTTAAGGATAAGGAGTTTGATTATGTGATTTGTAACCAAGTACTTGAACACGTTGAAAATCCGGCAGATTTTATTCGTGAACAATGCAGAGTATCTAAGAGAGGATATATGGAAACTCCTAGTCTGTTGGGCGAGTTTCTTTTTCCTAAAAAATCTCATAAATGGATTATCCTCTATCTGGATAAAAAACTAATTCTTTTTGAGAAATCGAGGATGCCGGGAAATTATGAAAATAATTATGGTGAACTGTTTCTGAATTATCTGCCTTATCAGTCGCTGACCTACAAACTGCTATGGCTCACCGAAGGAGACTTGATGCTAAACCGATGTGAATGGAAAGATAATATAGAATTCATCGTTAACCCGATTGATGAAAAATATACAGATTTCTTTACCAAACCGTGGAGCCGGCAGATGGTGGAACAGCTATATCCACGCAGAAATGCAGTAAAAGAATTAAAGAAAGTGGGTAGCGCTCTCTATTATATGATAAAAAATAAAGTAAAAAATAAGACTCATAGACATGTTCCGATAACTTTGGAAGAATATATGAAAAATGAAAAGAAAAAATAA